A section of the Rhizobium sp. SSA_523 genome encodes:
- a CDS encoding VOC family protein translates to MPSPNHGTFIWCELMTTDMNKAAAFYGSVIGWNAKTMPMPDMEGEDYGIFDTRAGDEDCGVAGFMTLPPEMAGQIPPNWTGYIGVDDVDDMVARFKAEGGSVRKEAFDVPGVGRMAVVADPHGAVLCIMTPLPMDNPPPMAPIGSPGTFGWQELYAGDGREALAFYGRMFGWTLDHAMPMGEMGDYLIFSHQGRQVGGMMTRPPTVPVPCWSYYINVPSVTEAAEKISKGGGTVVFGPQDVPGGSQIVQAMDPQGAFFAVVSPA, encoded by the coding sequence ATGCCCTCTCCCAACCATGGCACCTTCATCTGGTGCGAACTGATGACGACCGACATGAACAAGGCCGCCGCCTTTTACGGCTCCGTCATCGGCTGGAACGCGAAGACAATGCCCATGCCCGATATGGAGGGCGAGGATTACGGCATATTCGACACGCGGGCCGGCGACGAGGATTGCGGCGTGGCCGGCTTCATGACGCTTCCGCCGGAGATGGCGGGGCAGATCCCGCCGAATTGGACCGGTTATATCGGTGTGGACGATGTGGATGACATGGTGGCCCGCTTCAAGGCGGAGGGAGGCTCGGTGCGCAAGGAGGCTTTCGATGTCCCCGGCGTCGGGCGCATGGCGGTGGTGGCCGATCCGCACGGCGCGGTCTTGTGCATCATGACGCCGCTGCCGATGGACAATCCGCCGCCAATGGCGCCGATCGGGTCGCCCGGCACATTCGGGTGGCAGGAACTCTATGCCGGCGATGGCCGCGAGGCGCTGGCCTTTTACGGCAGGATGTTCGGCTGGACGCTGGACCATGCCATGCCGATGGGGGAAATGGGCGATTACCTGATCTTTTCCCATCAGGGACGCCAGGTCGGCGGCATGATGACGCGTCCGCCCACAGTGCCTGTGCCGTGCTGGTCCTATTACATCAACGTGCCCTCCGTGACCGAGGCGGCCGAAAAGATCAGCAAGGGCGGCGGCACCGTGGTTTTCGGCCCGCAGGACGTGCCGGGCGGCAGCCAGATCGTTCAGGCCATGGATCCGCAGGGCGCCTTCTTTGCCGTGGTCTCACCGGCCTGA
- a CDS encoding NTP transferase domain-containing protein, with the protein MKVIVPCGGRSSRFPGMAPKWMLPCSNGRPMITEAVRRLDFNLDDLIVTILREHDEKYDARAGLRAAFGRRIEVVVLDQPTASQPETVARTLQQTGLSEPFLVKDSDNSFALSDIEQAYNYVSVESLNHFDSINPRNKSYVRTNEAGLILSIVEKQVISDVFSVGGYFFRDPAHYLEAYRSLSGGSDQAPREIYTSDIIAHLIVGGAFCSTRFVSDYEDWGTIREWRQKLQRQNTYFVLIDGFIFGHGSAYFAPHYDQVPAIEEAVAATRQLLAEGHSIVFLSTRPESERQRTQARLSDLGLPVDRIIFDLPLGRYGIVSAPDASVPFSTAHALELVPSDPRLGMKLRFEN; encoded by the coding sequence TGCGGAGGCCGCTCCAGCCGCTTTCCCGGCATGGCGCCCAAATGGATGCTGCCCTGCAGCAATGGCCGCCCGATGATCACCGAAGCCGTGCGGCGGCTGGATTTCAATCTGGACGACCTGATCGTCACGATCCTTCGCGAGCACGACGAGAAATATGATGCGCGCGCCGGCCTGCGGGCGGCCTTCGGGCGGCGGATCGAAGTCGTGGTTCTGGACCAGCCGACCGCCAGCCAGCCCGAGACGGTGGCCAGGACATTGCAGCAGACGGGTCTTTCGGAACCCTTTCTCGTCAAGGACAGCGACAATAGTTTCGCGCTTTCCGACATTGAGCAGGCCTATAACTATGTCAGCGTCGAATCGCTCAACCATTTCGACAGTATCAATCCCCGCAACAAGAGCTATGTGCGTACCAACGAGGCCGGCCTCATCCTCTCCATCGTCGAGAAGCAGGTGATTTCCGATGTCTTTTCGGTCGGCGGTTATTTTTTCCGCGATCCGGCGCATTACCTGGAAGCCTATCGCAGCCTGAGCGGCGGGAGCGATCAGGCGCCGCGGGAGATCTATACCTCCGATATCATCGCCCATCTGATCGTCGGTGGCGCCTTCTGCTCCACCCGCTTCGTCAGCGACTACGAGGATTGGGGGACGATCCGCGAATGGCGGCAGAAGCTCCAGCGGCAGAACACCTATTTCGTGCTGATCGACGGCTTCATCTTCGGCCATGGCAGCGCCTATTTCGCGCCGCATTACGATCAGGTTCCGGCTATCGAGGAAGCGGTGGCGGCGACCCGGCAATTGCTGGCGGAAGGCCATTCCATCGTCTTTCTGTCCACCCGGCCGGAAAGCGAGCGCCAGCGGACGCAGGCGCGCCTGTCGGATCTCGGCCTGCCGGTCGATCGCATCATTTTCGACCTGCCGCTCGGGCGCTACGGGATCGTCAGCGCGCCGGACGCATCGGTTCCCTTCTCGACCGCCCATGCGCTGGAACTCGTGCCCTCCGATCCGCGGCTCGGCATGAAGCTGCGGTTCGAGAACTGA